The Triticum urartu cultivar G1812 chromosome 5, Tu2.1, whole genome shotgun sequence genome contains the following window.
CGGTGTAGCGCTCATCCCGTTCCTCCTTAACATTGAGGCGATTGCGAGCACGTGGTTTTGGATATGAGGAATTGTGTGGGCGAGACCTCTCCTACCCATACAGGGTCTGCTCGTAGCCATGCTTGACATACCGAACAATGGTGTGCGTTTGGGGATTAGAATCCGGCAACTCATTGTGGAGGGCGGGATCCTCTTTTAAGGCCTCCTCCGTGTCACGTCAATCCACTCCTCCTCCTCAATGATTTCAGCGGTTTCCATCGTTGCTTCCTCCTCATCGACAAGTTGTTTCTTTTCCTGCGAGAGACGAACCCAGTCCTGCCGAGTGGCAATCGGGATGGTGAAAATGGAGAGAAAGAGGAGCTTTGTGaggcaaggatggtggggtgaagAGAAAGAATGACAACTTTTTTATGTTGGGGGATGATGGTAAAACATGGCGGGAAGTGACACGAGCCAGTTGGGCACGTGGGGTTCGCCATTAGTTGGCTCGCTTCCCGGTGCCATGGAGGAGGTGGGATGTCTACGGCATTGGCGGTGAGAGGAGGTGGGCCTCACAGAAGGATGAGCAGGAGGTAAAACTTCTCTCCCACATGAGTTGTTGGCGGATGGCGCACCCTCCAAACTAATCTCACGTATGGCCTCCAAATATGAAGGCTCACGGGCTTGATATGGAACGCCTTGCATAAATTATGCCGATCCAGAGGTATACAACGACTCTATTGAAGTGTAATTTTGGATCAAAATAATCATATTGACGATTCTTATAACAATTGAACCATTTCGTCTACTCTGATAGGATTGCTCTAACATCATACTTATGTATTGTACTTTTTTTGAAGTGGTAGTAGTATATCATACCCTTAAACGATCTTAGCAGAACCGCAATGCCACGGTCGGGGTCCCAGCCGCGTGCAATGGAAATCAAAAGCGGGACATGCCAAGAAAATTAGTGGCAAACCAATATGTGCAAAAGAATTGAATAACTATTTAATCCGCATTGCATAAACATAGATATAGTTAGAGATaattaaccattaattaacaatttGATCAACGTATATGCAAATAGGGGGACACATGATCAGCAAAAGTATGATATGTGGTAGCAGGGGATACGTACATCCGGTTTGAATGACGGTCCAACAATAGGCTATGTATGTAGGCATATATCCTTATTTGTATCAGTTATGACTTGTTATAATTTTTTGTCATACTTTAATGTTGAAGATTGATATACTTTTGAACTCTAATAAATACTGTCTGCGTCCGGGTTTGTTAGTCTCACCATATTTTGGGTCAAAATTTGACCACATATTTGGCCACAAAAATGTTAATACATGTCATAAAAAGTTATATTGTTTGACTCGTTCAAAGTGTTCAGTGATATTACTTTTGCTATGTATAATTTATATTTTATTAGCTTAAGTCATGGTCAAAATATAGTTTAAAATGAGGGTACAAGTAAAACCGGATGGATTTTAGTATATGGCTGTGTGAATATGACCAGCAAATGTGCAACAGCTAGCTAACAAAGGCTGTCACACTTCAGGCCCACACAAACCATACACACACGTACGATTACAATTTACTACGGTACACacgcaatgcatgcatgcatgccttGATGCGTTCCGCCCTGATTTCACGCCTTAAGCAAATGCAAAAGCACTTAGGGGGAGTATAGCACACACATAGTAGTCGGATAAAAGATCAAAGGCGACGTTGATGACGGAGTGGAGTAGGTCAGTTAACTTGGGACGTCGACGACCTTGAAGCTGTCGCGGTTCTTGAGGACAACGTCGTACATGTGGGTGGAGCGGAACTTGGTGAAGTCCCGCGGGAGCGAGATGAGGTCGATGCCGCCGTCGCGGCGGTGGAGCTGCACGATGTCGCGGTTCTCGTAGTAGCGCTCCCAGCCGTGCGCGCCGAGGCGCCGCTCCAGCAGCTCCAGCGTGGTCATCCTCTCGCCGGTGGGCACGTAGAGCAGCGCCTTCCGGCCCGCCGCCGGCTGCTCCGGCTGCAGCTGCATCACGCCGTTCTTGAACACCCACACGCCGGAGCCCGAGCCCGAACCAGACATCCCGGCCCTTCTCTAGCTGGCTGAGATGTGCGCACGCTATCGATCAGCAGGGGTGGTGCATATATATAGGCCAGCGTTGCGCGCGCGGTAGACAAGTGCACCATCTAGATTCTAGGGTCGAGATTCTCGATGATTTGCCTATTCGGGTGCTCCTCTTTGGGAATAGTTGCGGCTGGTTTTAGCCTCTCCCGTCTTTTCAGTCGGAAAAGAATGTTCGTCGGGCGAAAGTGGAGGCCGACGTTACGTGAGTATCTCCCGACGCAGCAGAGTGTTGTCTCGTGCACTGCCGTTCCGGAGCCGGTGCTCTGTACTTGCGCACATGCGTTGGAGTTGGACGACATGCTCGCAATCGCAAGTCGCAAGTGCATGTATCTGCCGCCTCTTTGCCTCGTCGCTCTCTCTGTCATCTTGTCACTTGTCCatcttgccgccgccgccgtcgccgctgtTTTGCTCTCCTGCAAGCTAGTCGTTGCCGACACTCTCGGCCATACCCGGTGCGCCGCTATATATATTGCTATTTCCGGTGACCACCGCACAGCTGTGTCAAAGGCAGGACAATTCTTTTGTTTATTTCTTTGTTTGATTGTGAGAGATCTTTAACAGCTACGCTAGTCCAAACTTTTAGATTATGTCGGTTGCTTGAAAACTAAACAGATTTTTGTAGAACAGGGGCCGGAGGCGAGAGCTAACCACAATTTTCAACCAAAAGATAATGAAGGAAATAGGGGATGTAATCCCACACGGCAGATAAAAACTGCTAAAGGAAAGCTAATGGACTACAAACAAAGAAGCAAAAGGAACAATGTCTAAGCCTCGACCTGCGGTGGAACCCAGAGGGATAGACCAAGTCTTTTGAGGGGACGTCATGCCATTAGAAGAAGATCATGCCTTGGTTCGGTCCCATTTGGCGAGACGTTTGCCTTCCACCTCCACCACCGAAGAAGACCCATTTCTTCTCGCCCTAGTTCAAAGGGCCTCGCATGCGGCAAGGTAGAGCAACTCACCCGAGAGCACGCACGGACACAAGACTAGCTACCAAAGATACGCAATATCGAGCATGACCACCTCACCAAACAAAGAGAGCACGTGGACAATCGTCATCTCACACAAAACAAATCACATTGAGAACGCCTACAATAGAACAAGATCGCCGCTGATGACACGGCCAAAAAATTGAGTAACAGAGTCATGAAGCCACGCCAGAGCTAGCCAGGATCGCTGGTACTCATACCCACTACTGCATTGCTATCGCCGGAGAGGGAACGCGATCCTCTCTCCCTAAGCTCAAGGGTGTTGTGTCGTCGGGCAATCTAGACCACTCGGAGGAGAAGAGCATGCCGTCTAAGGAGGAACCAAATTTTCCTTGGTACTATGCCCCATGAAGTTCAAATCAAGCCCCTGAAGGAACCTACGAGTTCACAACTGCACATACATCACCCCACAACAAGGTGGCGCCTTGGAGGAGTCGGCGATGTAGCAGCATCGCTACCGACCAATCCCAAGGATTAAGGGTTTTCACCCGAGCAcgggggaaggaggagagagggcaTGCATCTCTACATCGTCTCCAAGGAAGGAAATGGCACCCTAAACGTCTTAGACATCCATGGTCATCACCGTCGTCCAAAATTTCCCCCAGACATAGCTCCCGGCTCAACTCCTACTCAGCCTCTCCGCAGTCACAACAGAGGggacactacaagaaatatgtcaacttgtaacc
Protein-coding sequences here:
- the LOC125506407 gene encoding flowering-promoting factor 1-like protein 5; its protein translation is MSGSGSGSGVWVFKNGVMQLQPEQPAAGRKALLYVPTGERMTTLELLERRLGAHGWERYYENRDIVQLHRRDGGIDLISLPRDFTKFRSTHMYDVVLKNRDSFKVVDVPS